From the Haemophilus parainfluenzae genome, the window AGACGATTTTTTGCAGTACCGTCGCAGAGTCAATTGGTTTAGTGAAATCTTGCGTGATCATAATCTTTCTTCTTATTATGGCTTATCAAATCAGCCTTTATCTTAATATTTAGTCAAATGTTGTAATGTCTCAAACGCTTTGTCTGATGCAAGATGAGCCAATACATTTTGAACATTTTGTTTTAAGTCATCATGACCAAATAACTTCAGCAATAATGCCACATTCGCCGCTACCGCATTAGCGTGTTCCGCTTTGCCTTTACCTTGTAAAAGTGCGGTCAGATATTGGGCATTTTCTTGTGGTTCGCCACCATGTAAACTTTCTAAAGATTGTGTTTTTAAACCAAAGTCTTCTGGGGTTAAAGTGAAGTAGTCAATTTTGCCGTTTTTAATTTCAGCGACTTGGGTTTCGCCGTGTACAGCGACTTCATCTAGACCCGCGCCATGAACTACAAAAGTATGTTGATGACCTAATGCGACAGCAGTTTCTGCATAGGTTTTCACTAATTCAGGGGCATACACGCCAAGTAAATGATAAGTTGGGCGAGCTGGATTGATTAATGGACCTAAAATATTAAAAAGCGTACGTGTTTTTAATGCCGCACGAACTGGGGCAACATGTTTAAACCCACTGTGATATTGTTGAGCAAATAAGAAACATACCCCAATATCGTCAAGTGCTTGGCGAGCTTGTTCTGGCGTGACGTTGACATTCACCCCGAGAGCAGTTAATACATCACTGGCACCGGATTTGCTTGATACACTGCGATTACCATGTTTGGCTACTTTGGCCCCCATAGAGGCTGCAACAATGGCACTCGCCGTAGAGATATTAATCGTGTTTTGACCATCACCACCTGTTCCCACGATATCCGCAAAAGGGTAGTCAGGGCGAGGGAATGATTTGGCATTTTGCAAAGACGCAGATACCGCACCACTTAATTCATCAATAGTGGCACCACGTACTTTTAACGCAATCAGCATGGCAGCGATTTGTTCATTATTGAGTTCGCCTTGCATAATGGCATTAAAAATGACCGCACTTTCTTCTTTGTTAAGTGTTTTTCCGTTGTAAAGTTGTTCTAATAATTGAGCTGTTTGCATAATCAATCTTCCTTATACGTTAAGATCATAGACTAAGTCTCGAGCTTCATCACCAGTCATACCTCGGAAGCCCCAACAATGAGCCGGTTGTTCCTTAATGGTGATTTCCACATCATAGGATTTAATACCTATTTTGTATTCCAATTCGCTAAATAGCATTTTGATCAAACGTTTTTTAGTTCCTTCTAAACGTCCCTGCATAAGATTAATTTCGATTGCGATATAGTTTTCGCTACGATCTTCTGGATAGAAAAAATCTTCTTTATCCAAACACTCGAATCGAATTGTATGCTTGCCATGCGGAATATCCAAGCCTAAATTAAGGCTGTCATAAATGGCCTTAGCAATAGCTTTACGACGTGGGGTAAGAGTTTCTTTTAATCCATATACGGTAATCATTTTTTTCTTCCTTAATCTCTGTTTAATAACCATTCCACAGATTGTTGTAATAATTTCGAACCTTGCACAGTAAGGATGCTTTCTGGGTGGA encodes:
- a CDS encoding tautomerase family protein codes for the protein MITVYGLKETLTPRRKAIAKAIYDSLNLGLDIPHGKHTIRFECLDKEDFFYPEDRSENYIAIEINLMQGRLEGTKKRLIKMLFSELEYKIGIKSYDVEITIKEQPAHCWGFRGMTGDEARDLVYDLNV
- the trpD gene encoding anthranilate phosphoribosyltransferase; translation: MQTAQLLEQLYNGKTLNKEESAVIFNAIMQGELNNEQIAAMLIALKVRGATIDELSGAVSASLQNAKSFPRPDYPFADIVGTGGDGQNTINISTASAIVAASMGAKVAKHGNRSVSSKSGASDVLTALGVNVNVTPEQARQALDDIGVCFLFAQQYHSGFKHVAPVRAALKTRTLFNILGPLINPARPTYHLLGVYAPELVKTYAETAVALGHQHTFVVHGAGLDEVAVHGETQVAEIKNGKIDYFTLTPEDFGLKTQSLESLHGGEPQENAQYLTALLQGKGKAEHANAVAANVALLLKLFGHDDLKQNVQNVLAHLASDKAFETLQHLTKY